A portion of the Pan troglodytes isolate AG18354 chromosome 10, NHGRI_mPanTro3-v2.0_pri, whole genome shotgun sequence genome contains these proteins:
- the ZNF385A gene encoding zinc finger protein 385A isoform X4, translating to MILGSLSRAGPLPLLRQPPIMQPPLDLKQILPFPLEPAPTLGLFSNYSTMDPVQKAVLSHTFGGPLLKTKRPVISCNVCQIRFNSQSQAEAHYKGNRHARRVKGIEAAKTRGREPGVREPGDPTPPGSTPTNGDGVAPRPVSMENGLGPAPGSPEKQPGSPSPPSIPETGQGVTKGEGGTPAPASLPGGSKEEEEKAKRLLYCALCKVAVNSLSQLEAHNKGTKHKTILEARSGLGPIKAYPRLGPPTPGEPEAPAQDRTFHCEICNVKVNSEVQLKQHISSRRHRDGVAGKPNPLLSRHKKSRGAGELAGTLTFSKELPKSLAGGLLPSPLAVAAVMAAAAGSPLSLRPAPAAPLLQGPPITHPLLHPAPGPIRTAHGPILFSPY from the exons ATGATCCTCG GCAGCCTGAGCCGGGCAGGGCCCCTGCCTCTGCTACGGCAGCCCCCGATCATGCAGCCCCCACTGGACCTCAAGCAGATCCTGCCCTTCCCACTCGAGCCAGCCCCTACCCTTGGCCTCTTCAGCAACTACAGCACC ATGGACCCTGTGCAGAAGGCTGTGCTCTCCCACACTTTTGGGGGACCCTTGCTCAAGACCAAGCGGCCTGTCATTTCCTGTAATGTCTGTCAAATCCGCTTCAATTCTCAG AGCCAGGCTGAGGCGCACTACAAAGGTAATCGCCACGCCCGACGAGTCAAAGGCATTGAGGCTGCCAAGACCAGAGGCAGGGAGCCTGGCGTCCGAGAACCTGGAGACCCAACTCCCCCAGGCAGCACCCCAACAAATGGGGATGGTGTAGCACCCCGTCCAG TTTCCATGGAGAATGGACTGGGGCCAGCCCCAGGATCCCCAGAGAAACAGCCTGGCTCCCCATCCCCTCCCAGCATTCCGGAGACTGGTCAGGGTGTAACCAAGGGTGAAGGGGGGACTCCAGCCCCGGCTTCCTTGCCTGGGGGTagcaaggaagaggaggagaaagccaAGCGGCTGCTCTACTGTGCCCTGTGCAAGGTGGCTGTGAACTCCCTGTCCCAGCTTGAGGCACATAACAAAG GTACTAAGCACAAGACAATTCTAGAGGCCCGAAGTGGGCTCGGGCCCATCAAAGCTTACCCTCGGCTGGGGCCTCCCACCCCGGGGGAACCAGAGGCTCCTGCCCAGGACCGAACTTTCCACTGTGAGATCTGCAATGTCAAGGTCAACTCGGAGGTCCAACTGAAACAG CACATCTCCAGCCGGCGGCACCGAGACGGCGTGGCCGGGAAGCCCAACCCACTACTGAGCCGTCACAAGAAGTCTAGGGGCGCCGGGGAGCTAGCG GGCACGCTGACTTTCTCCAAGGAGCTGCCCAAGTCCCTGGCGGGCGGCCTGCTCCCCAGCCCCCTGGCGGTGGCTGCAGTGATGGCAGCGGCAGCAGGCTCGCCGCTGTCCCTGCGCCCGGCTCCAGCCGCACCTCTTCTCCAGGGACCGCCGATCACTCACCCTCTGCTTCAC
- the ZNF385A gene encoding zinc finger protein 385A isoform X2 — MILGSLSRAGPLPLLRQPPIMQPPLDLKQILPFPLEPAPTLGLFSNYSTSQAEAHYKGNRHARRVKGIEAAKTRGREPGVREPGDPTPPGSTPTNGDGVAPRPVSMENGLGPAPGSPEKQPGSPSPPSIPETGQGVTKGEGGTPAPASLPGGSKEEEEKAKRLLYCALCKVAVNSLSQLEAHNKGTKHKTILEARSGLGPIKAYPRLGPPTPGEPEAPAQDRTFHCEICNVKVNSEVQLKQHISSRRHRDGVAGKPNPLLSRHKKSRGAGELAGTLTFSKELPKSLAGGLLPSPLAVAAVMAAAAGSPLSLRPAPAAPLLQGPPITHPLLHPAPGPIRTAHGPILFSPY; from the exons ATGATCCTCG GCAGCCTGAGCCGGGCAGGGCCCCTGCCTCTGCTACGGCAGCCCCCGATCATGCAGCCCCCACTGGACCTCAAGCAGATCCTGCCCTTCCCACTCGAGCCAGCCCCTACCCTTGGCCTCTTCAGCAACTACAGCACC AGCCAGGCTGAGGCGCACTACAAAGGTAATCGCCACGCCCGACGAGTCAAAGGCATTGAGGCTGCCAAGACCAGAGGCAGGGAGCCTGGCGTCCGAGAACCTGGAGACCCAACTCCCCCAGGCAGCACCCCAACAAATGGGGATGGTGTAGCACCCCGTCCAG TTTCCATGGAGAATGGACTGGGGCCAGCCCCAGGATCCCCAGAGAAACAGCCTGGCTCCCCATCCCCTCCCAGCATTCCGGAGACTGGTCAGGGTGTAACCAAGGGTGAAGGGGGGACTCCAGCCCCGGCTTCCTTGCCTGGGGGTagcaaggaagaggaggagaaagccaAGCGGCTGCTCTACTGTGCCCTGTGCAAGGTGGCTGTGAACTCCCTGTCCCAGCTTGAGGCACATAACAAAG GTACTAAGCACAAGACAATTCTAGAGGCCCGAAGTGGGCTCGGGCCCATCAAAGCTTACCCTCGGCTGGGGCCTCCCACCCCGGGGGAACCAGAGGCTCCTGCCCAGGACCGAACTTTCCACTGTGAGATCTGCAATGTCAAGGTCAACTCGGAGGTCCAACTGAAACAG CACATCTCCAGCCGGCGGCACCGAGACGGCGTGGCCGGGAAGCCCAACCCACTACTGAGCCGTCACAAGAAGTCTAGGGGCGCCGGGGAGCTAGCG GGCACGCTGACTTTCTCCAAGGAGCTGCCCAAGTCCCTGGCGGGCGGCCTGCTCCCCAGCCCCCTGGCGGTGGCTGCAGTGATGGCAGCGGCAGCAGGCTCGCCGCTGTCCCTGCGCCCGGCTCCAGCCGCACCTCTTCTCCAGGGACCGCCGATCACTCACCCTCTGCTTCAC
- the ZNF385A gene encoding zinc finger protein 385A isoform X1: MQPPLDLKQILPFPLEPAPTLGLFSNYSTMDPVQKAVLSHTFGGPLLKTKRPVISCNVCQIRFNSQSQAEAHYKGNRHARRVKGIEAAKTRGREPGVREPGDPTPPGSTPTNGDGVAPRPVSMENGLGPAPGSPEKQPGSPSPPSIPETGQGVTKGEGGTPAPASLPGGSKEEEEKAKRLLYCALCKVAVNSLSQLEAHNKGTKHKTILEARSGLGPIKAYPRLGPPTPGEPEAPAQDRTFHCEICNVKVNSEVQLKQHISSRRHRDGVAGKPNPLLSRHKKSRGAGELAGTLTFSKELPKSLAGGLLPSPLAVAAVMAAAAGSPLSLRPAPAAPLLQGPPITHPLLHPAPGPIRTAHGPILFSPY; the protein is encoded by the exons ATGCAGCCCCCACTGGACCTCAAGCAGATCCTGCCCTTCCCACTCGAGCCAGCCCCTACCCTTGGCCTCTTCAGCAACTACAGCACC ATGGACCCTGTGCAGAAGGCTGTGCTCTCCCACACTTTTGGGGGACCCTTGCTCAAGACCAAGCGGCCTGTCATTTCCTGTAATGTCTGTCAAATCCGCTTCAATTCTCAG AGCCAGGCTGAGGCGCACTACAAAGGTAATCGCCACGCCCGACGAGTCAAAGGCATTGAGGCTGCCAAGACCAGAGGCAGGGAGCCTGGCGTCCGAGAACCTGGAGACCCAACTCCCCCAGGCAGCACCCCAACAAATGGGGATGGTGTAGCACCCCGTCCAG TTTCCATGGAGAATGGACTGGGGCCAGCCCCAGGATCCCCAGAGAAACAGCCTGGCTCCCCATCCCCTCCCAGCATTCCGGAGACTGGTCAGGGTGTAACCAAGGGTGAAGGGGGGACTCCAGCCCCGGCTTCCTTGCCTGGGGGTagcaaggaagaggaggagaaagccaAGCGGCTGCTCTACTGTGCCCTGTGCAAGGTGGCTGTGAACTCCCTGTCCCAGCTTGAGGCACATAACAAAG GTACTAAGCACAAGACAATTCTAGAGGCCCGAAGTGGGCTCGGGCCCATCAAAGCTTACCCTCGGCTGGGGCCTCCCACCCCGGGGGAACCAGAGGCTCCTGCCCAGGACCGAACTTTCCACTGTGAGATCTGCAATGTCAAGGTCAACTCGGAGGTCCAACTGAAACAG CACATCTCCAGCCGGCGGCACCGAGACGGCGTGGCCGGGAAGCCCAACCCACTACTGAGCCGTCACAAGAAGTCTAGGGGCGCCGGGGAGCTAGCG GGCACGCTGACTTTCTCCAAGGAGCTGCCCAAGTCCCTGGCGGGCGGCCTGCTCCCCAGCCCCCTGGCGGTGGCTGCAGTGATGGCAGCGGCAGCAGGCTCGCCGCTGTCCCTGCGCCCGGCTCCAGCCGCACCTCTTCTCCAGGGACCGCCGATCACTCACCCTCTGCTTCAC
- the ZNF385A gene encoding zinc finger protein 385A isoform X3, producing MQPPLDLKQILPFPLEPAPTLGLFSNYSTSQAEAHYKGNRHARRVKGIEAAKTRGREPGVREPGDPTPPGSTPTNGDGVAPRPVSMENGLGPAPGSPEKQPGSPSPPSIPETGQGVTKGEGGTPAPASLPGGSKEEEEKAKRLLYCALCKVAVNSLSQLEAHNKGTKHKTILEARSGLGPIKAYPRLGPPTPGEPEAPAQDRTFHCEICNVKVNSEVQLKQHISSRRHRDGVAGKPNPLLSRHKKSRGAGELAGTLTFSKELPKSLAGGLLPSPLAVAAVMAAAAGSPLSLRPAPAAPLLQGPPITHPLLHPAPGPIRTAHGPILFSPY from the exons ATGCAGCCCCCACTGGACCTCAAGCAGATCCTGCCCTTCCCACTCGAGCCAGCCCCTACCCTTGGCCTCTTCAGCAACTACAGCACC AGCCAGGCTGAGGCGCACTACAAAGGTAATCGCCACGCCCGACGAGTCAAAGGCATTGAGGCTGCCAAGACCAGAGGCAGGGAGCCTGGCGTCCGAGAACCTGGAGACCCAACTCCCCCAGGCAGCACCCCAACAAATGGGGATGGTGTAGCACCCCGTCCAG TTTCCATGGAGAATGGACTGGGGCCAGCCCCAGGATCCCCAGAGAAACAGCCTGGCTCCCCATCCCCTCCCAGCATTCCGGAGACTGGTCAGGGTGTAACCAAGGGTGAAGGGGGGACTCCAGCCCCGGCTTCCTTGCCTGGGGGTagcaaggaagaggaggagaaagccaAGCGGCTGCTCTACTGTGCCCTGTGCAAGGTGGCTGTGAACTCCCTGTCCCAGCTTGAGGCACATAACAAAG GTACTAAGCACAAGACAATTCTAGAGGCCCGAAGTGGGCTCGGGCCCATCAAAGCTTACCCTCGGCTGGGGCCTCCCACCCCGGGGGAACCAGAGGCTCCTGCCCAGGACCGAACTTTCCACTGTGAGATCTGCAATGTCAAGGTCAACTCGGAGGTCCAACTGAAACAG CACATCTCCAGCCGGCGGCACCGAGACGGCGTGGCCGGGAAGCCCAACCCACTACTGAGCCGTCACAAGAAGTCTAGGGGCGCCGGGGAGCTAGCG GGCACGCTGACTTTCTCCAAGGAGCTGCCCAAGTCCCTGGCGGGCGGCCTGCTCCCCAGCCCCCTGGCGGTGGCTGCAGTGATGGCAGCGGCAGCAGGCTCGCCGCTGTCCCTGCGCCCGGCTCCAGCCGCACCTCTTCTCCAGGGACCGCCGATCACTCACCCTCTGCTTCAC